A genomic segment from Gopherus evgoodei ecotype Sinaloan lineage chromosome 6, rGopEvg1_v1.p, whole genome shotgun sequence encodes:
- the LOC115653103 gene encoding LOW QUALITY PROTEIN: cytochrome P450 1A5-like (The sequence of the model RefSeq protein was modified relative to this genomic sequence to represent the inferred CDS: substituted 1 base at 1 genomic stop codon), with protein MMFEAKISLSEVMAALFTMTFILISVRIVSNMTKKNILPPGPWPLPIVGNLLQLGEHPHLSFIQMRKNYGDVFLLKLGMVPVVVVNGLDTVKQVLLRDAESFAGRPKMHTFSFFADGKSLSFSVEYGESWKLHKKIASKALRSFSKSEAKTSICSCRLEEHVCAEASALVKMFLELSLEKGAFDPTGITTCTVANVVCALCFGKRYEYNNEEFLSMIRINADFLKATSVVNPADFIPWFRYLPIPAVKAAHGFYEILNNFIAQXVEEHYTTYDKIFVSFWHHLRDITDALISISNDKRSDGKAPLLSNDKIISTVNDIFGAGFDTVATCLFWIFLYLVNNPDIQTKIQEEIDGKIRLRSPRFEDRKDLHYTEAFISEILRHTSFIPLTIPHHAMKETILNGYLIPQDTCIFVNTYQVNHDETLWENADLFRPERFLNENSELNKSLIEKVLVFGMGIRKWLGEDIARNEIFIILTTILQQLKLEKCLQDQLDLTPVYGLSMKPKPYQIQVALHT; from the exons ATGATGTTTGAGGCAAAGATTTCCCTTTCAGAGGTGATGGCCGCCCTCTTTACTATGacattcattttaatttctgtaagaATAGTAAGTAATATGACCAAAAAGAACATCCTCCCCCCAGGTCCATGGCCATTACCAATTGTGGGGAACCTGCTTCAGCTTGGAGAGCATCCTCACCTTTCATTTATCCAAATGAGGAAAAATTATGGGGATGTGTTTCTCCTAAAGCTAGGGATGGTACCGGTTGTGGTGGTGAATGGTCTAGATACGGTGAAACAAGTATTACTCAGAGATGCAGAGAGTTTTGCTGGCAGGCCCAAGATGCacaccttttctttctttgctgatGGAAAAAGTCTGTCATTTTCTGTAGAATATGGAGAGAGCTGGAAACTCCACAAGAAAATTGCCAGTAAAGCTTTAAGATCCTTTTCGAAGTCAGAAGCCAAAACTTCTATTTGTTCTTGTCGTCTGGAAGAGCACGTATGTGCAGAAGCTTCAGCACTGGTGAAAATGTTCTTGGAGCTCTCCTTAGAGAAAGGTGCCTTTGACCCCACTGGTATTACCACCTGCACTGTTGCAAATGTTGTCTGTGCCCTGTGCTTTGGCAAAAGATATGAATATAATAATGAAGAGTTTCTTAGCATGATTAGGATCAATGCAGATTTTCTAAAAGCCACAAGTGTTGTCAACCCAGCTGATTTTATACCCTGGTTTCGTTACCTTCCAATCCCTGCTGTGAAGGCTGCCCATGGGTTTTATGAGATCTTAAATAACTTCATCGCACAATGAGTAGAAGAACATTATACCACATATGATAAG atttttgtttccttttggcATCATCTCAGAGACATTACTGATGCTCTAATAAGTATAAGCAATGACAAGAGAAGTGATGGAAAAGCTCCACTCTTATCTAATGATAAAATAATAAGTACCGTGAATGACATTTTTGGAGCTG GGTTTGATACAGTAGCAACATGTCTATTTTGGATCTTCCTATATTTGGTAAACAACCCAGACATTCAGACAAAAATTCAAGAAGAAATTG atgGAAAGATTAGACTCAGGTCACCAAGATTTGAAGACAGGAAAGATTTGCATTATACAGAAGCTTTCATAAGTGAAATCTTAAGGCACACTTCATTTATACCACTTACCATTCCTCACCA TGCAATGAAAGAAACCATTCTCAATGGGTACCTCATTCCCCAAGACACCTGTATCTTTGTTAATACGTATCAAGTAAATCATGATGA AACATTatgggaaaatgctgatttgtttagACCGGAGAGATTTCTGAATGAAAACAGTGAACTCAACAAAAGCCTCATTGAGAAAGTTTTGGTTTTTGGAATGGGAATAAGAAAGTGGTTGGGAGAAGACATAGCTCGTAATGAAATTTTTATTATTCTCACCACCATTTTGCAACAGCTGAAGCTTGAGAAATGCCTTCAAGACCAGCTAGATCTGACCCCAGTGTATGGATTATCCATGAAACCTAAACCATACCAAATACAAGTGGCACTGCACACCTGA